The Pseudanabaena galeata CCNP1313 genome includes a region encoding these proteins:
- a CDS encoding late competence development ComFB family protein, with amino-acid sequence MSSCRNALEELVIEEAEAQYKRLGADVKKRVDLSEVIAYTLNRLPPMYATTQRGWVQQRKKADQELGAAIAKTVRNGFLSTQSDVLRQNDPIPDHELISQARSLFKLRKLFSKDYLKWKDVPEIVRDALDSGYYQSLSSGTYVSLDRRNSLLARSYAVRRKTTKIVQNTSSSTKTEKDISAEIKDFESYMSGTIYRYSNILESLVTAIVERRVNRLDEGVQQKINIDDVAAYVLNRLPPMYATSRRGLQNLRQRVKSEMTSQIISIVKEALNRVVQSPERALSPLPFEKFNIELEDALVQLRELLKRDDVTWRNVAEVVEECLRAPRSDYPVWRAKHDV; translated from the coding sequence ATGAGTAGTTGTAGAAATGCGCTAGAAGAATTGGTAATCGAAGAAGCAGAGGCTCAGTACAAACGCTTAGGTGCTGATGTAAAAAAGCGCGTAGATCTTAGTGAAGTAATCGCTTATACCCTAAATCGCTTACCACCAATGTACGCAACTACTCAGCGCGGCTGGGTACAACAACGAAAAAAAGCCGACCAAGAGCTAGGTGCGGCGATCGCCAAAACAGTCCGAAATGGATTTCTGAGTACACAGAGCGATGTCTTAAGACAAAATGATCCAATTCCCGATCATGAACTGATCAGTCAGGCGCGATCGCTTTTTAAGTTACGCAAGTTATTTAGTAAAGACTATCTCAAATGGAAAGATGTTCCCGAGATTGTCAGAGATGCTTTGGATTCAGGATACTATCAGAGTCTTTCTAGTGGTACATATGTAAGCCTTGATAGGCGCAATTCTCTTTTAGCCCGTAGCTACGCAGTAAGGCGCAAGACAACAAAAATTGTGCAAAACACATCAAGCTCAACTAAAACTGAAAAAGATATTTCCGCAGAGATTAAAGACTTTGAGTCTTATATGTCAGGAACTATTTATCGATATAGCAATATTCTTGAAAGTCTGGTAACGGCGATCGTTGAGCGCCGAGTCAATCGACTTGATGAAGGAGTTCAGCAAAAAATCAATATTGATGATGTAGCAGCCTACGTTCTTAATCGCTTGCCACCAATGTATGCCACTAGTCGTCGTGGATTACAAAATTTGCGACAACGGGTCAAATCTGAGATGACAAGCCAAATTATCAGCATTGTCAAGGAAGCTCTAAATAGAGTCGTTCAATCACCTGAAAGGGCTTTGTCTCCTCTACCTTTTGAGAAATTCAACATTGAACTAGAAGATGCTTTAGTCCAATTACGAGAACTGCTCAAAAGAGATGATGTTACATGGCGAAATGTTGCTGAAGTTGTTGAAGAATGTTTAAGAGCGCCCAGATCTGATTATCCAGTTTGGCGAGCTAAGCACGATGTCTAA
- a CDS encoding phycobilisome linker polypeptide yields the protein MTPSTSTTDTRFFVYEVSGLNQYKQPTNFNYTMRPMDNVFIQVPYNRMNEQMRSIARMGGTIVNIRPLNENLPESE from the coding sequence ATGACACCTTCCACTTCCACCACAGATACTCGCTTTTTTGTCTATGAAGTATCTGGGCTTAATCAGTACAAGCAACCTACAAACTTTAACTACACAATGCGCCCTATGGATAACGTCTTTATTCAAGTGCCATATAACCGCATGAATGAACAAATGCGGAGTATCGCTCGGATGGGTGGCACAATTGTAAATATTCGCCCTCTCAATGAAAATTTGCCTGAAAGTGAGTAA
- the grxD gene encoding Grx4 family monothiol glutaredoxin gives MLSPILQTKIESQISNNKIMLYIKGTAQQPQCGFSAAVVQVFNTLGQPYETENILEDGELRQGLKEFSSWPTFPQVYIDGEFVGGCDIVMELNNRGELATIVQEAISK, from the coding sequence ATGCTTAGCCCTATTTTGCAAACTAAGATCGAGAGTCAGATCAGCAACAATAAAATCATGCTCTACATCAAAGGCACTGCTCAACAACCTCAATGTGGATTTTCAGCAGCCGTCGTGCAGGTTTTTAATACCCTAGGACAGCCCTATGAAACTGAAAATATTCTTGAAGATGGCGAATTACGTCAAGGTTTGAAAGAATTCTCCAGTTGGCCAACTTTTCCCCAAGTTTATATCGATGGTGAGTTTGTCGGTGGTTGCGACATCGTGATGGAACTAAATAATCGCGGTGAACTCGCTACAATCGTGCAAGAGGCAATCAGTAAATAA
- a CDS encoding DUF3318 domain-containing protein → MNINEEIARLRDLLPASWRMTTSIKSKPEQTELISSSQIFPWQKGTQIDINFRLWRQLPEAQRDLLLLHEISWRQQTKWLQIGTYQGVAAMSLVGGIVEATQGDVTGMAIAILLGTIGINQILRKNKSSQIQTQADGEALEVAQKRGYGEAEAARALLEAIPAAAKLMGRNTPEFTELIRCQNLRAIAGLSKTTIPETGINDF, encoded by the coding sequence ATGAACATTAACGAAGAAATTGCTCGCTTACGCGATCTCTTGCCTGCATCTTGGCGGATGACCACATCAATTAAGTCAAAGCCAGAGCAGACTGAACTGATCTCAAGTTCACAAATATTTCCTTGGCAAAAAGGAACACAAATAGACATAAATTTTCGCCTATGGCGACAACTACCTGAAGCCCAAAGAGATCTATTACTCTTGCATGAAATAAGCTGGCGACAACAGACAAAATGGCTACAAATAGGAACCTATCAAGGTGTAGCTGCCATGTCTTTAGTGGGAGGAATTGTTGAGGCAACGCAGGGAGATGTTACAGGAATGGCGATCGCCATATTACTAGGAACTATCGGCATCAATCAGATTTTACGTAAGAATAAAAGCTCACAAATCCAAACACAAGCTGATGGGGAAGCCCTTGAAGTTGCTCAAAAACGCGGTTATGGTGAAGCCGAGGCTGCTAGAGCGCTACTTGAAGCTATTCCTGCGGCGGCAAAGTTAATGGGACGAAACACACCTGAATTTACAGAATTAATCCGATGCCAAAATTTACGGGCGATCGCTGGTCTATCAAAAACCACTATTCCTGAAACAGGCATCAATGATTTCTAA
- a CDS encoding carotenoid oxygenase family protein has product MVQAASTTFSREDWQKGYESLRTEQAYWIDEIEGQIPLELEGTLFRNGPGQLDINGQKYGHPFDGDGMVCAIAFKDGKAHFTNQFVKTPEFIAEQKAGKILYRGVFGTQKAGGWLSNIFDLRNKNVANTNVVYQGGKLLALWEAARPYSLNPQSLNTLGQETFDGKLAAGQVFTAHPRRDDRTGDLWGFGVQPGPKSTISIYRVTDQGELSTESQVKVSGFCFLHDFAYTPNYRIFMQNPVSFKPLPFMLGLATAGECIELKPNSPSQFLLIDRQGNLQTIETDPCFVFHHCNAYEEGDEIIVDSVCYPDYPKLEPNTDFREIDFDKVIAGQLYRFTINPKLGTVKRELILERSCEFPVVHPRCVGQKYRYAYIGAIAKESGNAPLQAIAKVDMQTGKQEFHSFAPRGFISEPIFVPRDRSSNSAEDAGWVLTLIFDAAHNRSDLVVLDAQNITGKPLATLHLKHHVPYGLHGSFTHEVF; this is encoded by the coding sequence ATGGTTCAGGCTGCATCGACTACTTTTTCGCGTGAAGATTGGCAAAAGGGATATGAGTCACTGCGAACTGAGCAGGCTTATTGGATCGATGAGATCGAGGGACAGATCCCTCTAGAACTAGAGGGGACTTTATTTCGTAATGGTCCTGGACAGCTTGATATTAACGGGCAGAAATATGGACATCCCTTTGATGGTGATGGCATGGTCTGCGCGATCGCCTTTAAAGATGGCAAAGCACATTTCACAAATCAATTTGTAAAAACACCTGAGTTTATTGCTGAGCAGAAAGCAGGCAAAATTTTATATCGGGGCGTATTTGGCACACAAAAGGCTGGGGGCTGGCTGAGTAATATCTTTGATTTGCGAAACAAGAATGTTGCTAATACAAATGTGGTGTATCAGGGCGGGAAGTTGTTGGCTTTGTGGGAAGCAGCACGTCCCTATTCACTTAATCCTCAAAGTTTGAATACTTTGGGGCAAGAAACTTTTGATGGGAAGTTAGCGGCGGGGCAAGTTTTTACAGCGCATCCCAGACGAGACGATCGCACAGGTGATTTATGGGGCTTTGGGGTACAACCAGGACCAAAGTCTACGATTTCGATTTATCGGGTTACCGATCAGGGTGAATTATCGACGGAATCTCAGGTTAAGGTTTCAGGATTTTGTTTCTTGCATGATTTTGCCTATACGCCAAATTATCGGATTTTCATGCAAAATCCTGTGTCTTTTAAGCCTTTACCCTTTATGTTGGGCTTAGCGACTGCGGGGGAATGTATAGAATTAAAGCCAAATTCTCCCAGTCAGTTTTTACTAATCGATCGCCAAGGCAATTTACAAACCATTGAAACTGATCCTTGTTTCGTGTTTCATCATTGCAATGCCTATGAAGAGGGTGACGAAATTATTGTGGATTCAGTTTGTTATCCTGACTATCCCAAGCTGGAACCAAATACGGATTTTCGAGAGATTGATTTTGACAAGGTGATTGCAGGGCAGTTATATCGCTTTACGATTAATCCCAAGCTTGGAACAGTAAAGCGCGAACTGATCTTAGAGAGATCTTGCGAGTTTCCTGTGGTGCATCCCCGTTGTGTGGGGCAAAAATATCGTTATGCCTATATTGGCGCGATCGCCAAGGAATCTGGCAACGCACCTTTACAAGCGATCGCCAAAGTCGATATGCAAACTGGCAAGCAAGAATTTCATAGTTTTGCGCCACGCGGTTTCATTAGTGAGCCGATTTTTGTACCCCGCGATCGCAGTAGCAATAGTGCTGAGGACGCTGGCTGGGTGCTAACTTTAATTTTTGATGCCGCACATAACCGTTCAGATTTAGTAGTACTAGATGCTCAAAATATTACTGGTAAGCCGCTGGCTACCTTACATTTAAAACATCATGTACCTTATGGCTTGCATGGTAGCTTTACTCACGAAGTCTTCTAA
- a CDS encoding S-layer homology domain-containing protein, which translates to MSFSRTSLRLAFLFTFGLSQIVTLTESAIAQNVTTANTTLPTTLQVAQANVIIFVSPNGSDANSGLSADQPLRSLTAALNKNLQSGAIIQLASGTYSAETGEKFPLIIPSGVTLRGNPTNQGQEIIVSGGDRFVSPTFAQQNIALLAASGSRIEGITLTNKNPRGYALWLESAQNVTITNNTFANSTHDGVFLTGATSANITNNIFTKNGANGLSALGTSTGLIQSNTFDNTGFGLAIGQNSKVAVVSNRIVNNRGGIVVSNLSMPSFRNNLIANNQENGLVILKDRRGQPTVDLGTTSNPGQNIFQNNKQTDINNASGVTVVAIGNQVDPKRVQGSVDLVQPTSPITSPSTPTTPTAQVAFKDVPNNYWAQTFIQELASRNIIKGFPDGSFRPNDPVTRAQFAALLSQAMNKQTVRSSAKFTDVASTFWAATAIQKAYTTGFMSGYSATTFRPNENISRVQILVSLANGLGYAPTKPANTTLQLYSDATTIPAYARNSVAAATENRMVVNYPNLKLLNPNQPATRAEVAAFIYQALVRSGQIQAIPSPYIVIQ; encoded by the coding sequence ATGTCATTTTCACGGACATCTCTGAGACTTGCATTTCTTTTTACTTTTGGACTATCTCAAATTGTCACATTAACTGAGTCTGCGATCGCTCAAAATGTCACCACAGCTAACACAACTTTACCAACTACTCTGCAAGTTGCCCAAGCCAATGTCATTATCTTTGTTTCCCCTAACGGTTCAGACGCTAACTCAGGACTCTCGGCTGATCAACCACTGCGATCGCTAACAGCCGCACTCAATAAAAATCTGCAAAGTGGGGCAATCATTCAGCTAGCCTCTGGGACTTATTCAGCCGAAACGGGTGAAAAATTTCCCCTCATCATTCCCTCAGGTGTAACTTTGCGGGGCAACCCTACTAATCAAGGGCAAGAAATCATTGTTTCAGGAGGCGATCGCTTCGTTAGCCCTACCTTTGCCCAACAAAATATCGCATTACTAGCCGCAAGCGGTTCTCGCATTGAAGGCATTACCCTCACCAATAAGAATCCCAGAGGCTATGCTCTTTGGCTAGAATCTGCCCAAAACGTCACCATTACTAACAATACGTTTGCTAATTCTACTCATGACGGTGTATTCCTCACAGGTGCAACTTCCGCAAATATCACCAACAACATTTTTACTAAAAATGGGGCTAATGGACTCTCCGCCCTTGGGACAAGCACAGGGCTAATCCAGTCCAACACCTTTGACAATACTGGGTTTGGATTAGCGATCGGGCAAAACTCCAAGGTCGCTGTAGTCTCTAATCGCATCGTCAACAACCGAGGCGGCATTGTTGTCTCGAACCTATCTATGCCCTCATTTCGCAATAATCTCATTGCCAATAATCAAGAAAACGGATTAGTAATTTTGAAAGATCGCAGAGGACAACCTACTGTCGATCTTGGTACAACCTCAAATCCTGGTCAAAATATTTTTCAAAACAATAAACAAACTGACATCAACAATGCCTCTGGAGTCACCGTTGTAGCGATCGGCAACCAAGTTGATCCTAAGCGTGTTCAAGGCTCAGTCGATCTAGTCCAGCCCACCTCACCAATTACATCACCATCTACCCCTACTACCCCTACAGCTCAAGTTGCTTTCAAAGATGTCCCTAACAACTATTGGGCGCAAACTTTTATCCAAGAGCTAGCCTCTAGAAACATTATTAAAGGCTTTCCTGATGGTAGTTTTCGTCCTAATGATCCTGTCACAAGAGCGCAGTTTGCAGCATTGCTCAGCCAAGCTATGAACAAGCAAACCGTTCGCAGTAGTGCCAAATTTACAGACGTGGCTTCAACTTTCTGGGCAGCTACTGCTATTCAAAAAGCCTACACCACAGGATTTATGTCTGGTTATTCCGCTACCACATTTCGCCCCAACGAAAATATTTCCCGTGTGCAAATTCTCGTTTCTTTGGCTAACGGCTTGGGTTATGCACCAACTAAACCTGCTAATACAACCTTGCAACTTTATTCAGATGCAACCACTATCCCTGCCTATGCTCGCAACAGTGTAGCGGCTGCAACTGAGAACCGTATGGTCGTCAATTATCCAAACCTAAAACTCTTAAATCCTAATCAGCCCGCCACCAGAGCCGAAGTTGCCGCTTTCATCTACCAAGCTCTCGTGCGATCGGGGCAGATTCAGGCAATTCCCTCCCCCTATATCGTCATCCAGTAA
- a CDS encoding DUF1824 family protein yields the protein MSNNLTVADAERILWELSDLDRESATLERRSQICEALDYLTKQADYHIFGICADTTDAAFQSLKSYAANFRYELPEADLPAITDGVYLKYNPRSRRYHVDNYKGEYRGVLISLHTDFTDGYSGTHGHFPLDLF from the coding sequence ATGAGCAATAATCTAACCGTCGCCGATGCTGAACGTATTCTCTGGGAGCTAAGCGACTTAGATCGAGAATCGGCAACTTTAGAACGGCGATCGCAGATCTGCGAAGCCTTAGATTACTTAACTAAACAGGCTGATTATCACATTTTTGGGATCTGTGCTGACACTACAGACGCAGCTTTTCAATCTTTAAAAAGTTATGCGGCTAATTTTCGCTACGAGTTACCTGAAGCAGACTTACCTGCAATCACTGATGGCGTATATCTTAAGTACAACCCCCGCAGTCGTCGTTACCATGTTGACAATTACAAAGGTGAATATCGTGGTGTATTGATATCTTTGCATACAGATTTCACTGATGGTTATAGCGGAACCCATGGGCATTTTCCTCTAGATCTTTTCTAA
- a CDS encoding HEAT repeat domain-containing protein, with the protein MTIAMTLNDDLTILDIESNPLSPLDLPPEDEIPLPDPDEMLVLLNSVTVLERMQAARAFCELEDQRAIPRLIELLQDECPLVRVSAAYALGRNKSDEAIKPLIDQLKQDWNGYVRKGIVWALGTCRATLGLMSLISALKYDITAVRLWAASALGQLGDLQAIEPLTEALTKDSMSAVRGNCAWSLGKLIVQMRRDFDTQNEIYHDAVDALIYALDDDDLSVQTDARNALRKLGEPRGLKVLDRIEMDQGYCEF; encoded by the coding sequence ATGACGATCGCCATGACACTTAATGACGACCTAACTATCTTAGATATTGAATCAAATCCATTAAGTCCATTGGATTTGCCACCTGAAGATGAAATACCTCTTCCAGATCCTGATGAGATGTTAGTACTACTTAACTCAGTAACCGTTCTAGAAAGGATGCAAGCTGCAAGAGCTTTTTGTGAATTAGAAGATCAAAGGGCAATACCGCGTCTTATCGAATTGCTACAAGACGAATGTCCTCTAGTAAGAGTCAGCGCTGCCTATGCTCTCGGACGGAATAAGAGCGATGAAGCAATTAAGCCTTTAATTGATCAACTCAAACAAGATTGGAATGGATACGTTCGCAAAGGCATTGTTTGGGCTTTGGGAACTTGTCGCGCTACGCTAGGGTTAATGTCGCTTATTTCTGCTCTGAAGTATGATATTACGGCAGTACGTCTATGGGCAGCTAGTGCGCTTGGACAATTAGGCGATTTACAAGCAATTGAGCCTTTAACGGAAGCATTAACAAAAGATTCCATGTCTGCTGTGCGTGGGAATTGTGCATGGTCACTGGGTAAACTAATTGTGCAAATGCGTCGCGACTTTGATACTCAAAATGAAATTTATCATGATGCGGTTGATGCATTGATTTATGCATTAGATGATGATGACCTCAGTGTACAGACTGATGCTAGAAATGCATTGCGTAAACTGGGTGA
- a CDS encoding MFS transporter: MSQPDLNPTAGYLAVLRNRQFLALWLAQILAQLVDKVVLILLIALAVADGGSDVNTRESSIMIAMTLPAVFLGSIAGIFVDWNPKREVLILCNFLRAACLFVIPFAPRSLPILLLITFIISTFTNIFAPAEQSAIALVVPKSDLLPANALFTVTEVGSLIVGFAIGAPLLGFTLGLFPEARAYSREVLLGSLYLISGFFLFALPKDEIIHPKKVGSGVWTDLRDAFQYVRHNHLIGGAMLQLVLLYAVLGAMQKLSLNLAEVVTGNREEFGSFVASVGVGLAIGALILGKFGKKFIHRPLPFIGFIGMAIGLLMFAFVTNQWVAWLIGGFIGINGALIVIPMRTAIQEHTPENMRGKVFGLLNNGENIAASLPLAVIAVSLDFLTGVFGVHNGGKQQIGFQIVLIVLSLIVFGLGSWAWKRTKKALSNVL, translated from the coding sequence ATGTCTCAACCCGATCTAAATCCAACTGCTGGCTATTTAGCAGTTTTGCGTAATCGTCAATTTTTGGCATTGTGGCTCGCCCAAATATTGGCTCAGCTAGTTGATAAAGTTGTCCTGATTTTGTTGATTGCCCTTGCTGTCGCTGATGGTGGCAGTGATGTGAATACTAGGGAATCATCGATCATGATTGCGATGACCTTGCCTGCGGTGTTTTTGGGATCGATCGCAGGGATTTTTGTGGATTGGAATCCTAAGCGTGAGGTATTGATTTTATGTAATTTTTTGCGTGCAGCTTGTCTGTTTGTTATTCCCTTTGCCCCGCGTTCTTTACCAATATTGCTGCTGATTACCTTCATTATTTCCACTTTTACGAATATTTTTGCGCCTGCTGAGCAATCAGCGATCGCCCTAGTTGTTCCCAAAAGCGATCTTTTGCCTGCCAACGCCCTATTTACGGTTACAGAAGTAGGATCTTTGATTGTGGGCTTTGCGATCGGCGCACCACTGCTGGGATTTACCCTAGGGCTTTTCCCTGAAGCCAGAGCCTACAGTCGTGAAGTTTTACTAGGTAGTCTCTATTTGATATCGGGCTTTTTTCTGTTTGCTTTACCCAAAGATGAGATTATCCATCCTAAAAAAGTCGGATCAGGGGTATGGACTGATTTAAGAGATGCCTTTCAATATGTGCGCCACAATCACTTAATTGGTGGCGCAATGTTGCAGTTAGTGTTGTTATACGCAGTTTTAGGAGCCATGCAAAAACTGTCACTTAACCTTGCTGAAGTGGTTACAGGTAATCGTGAAGAATTTGGCTCTTTTGTAGCGTCAGTTGGGGTGGGTTTAGCGATCGGTGCGCTGATATTAGGAAAATTTGGGAAAAAATTTATCCATCGCCCTCTACCATTTATTGGTTTTATTGGTATGGCGATCGGTTTATTAATGTTTGCCTTTGTGACTAATCAATGGGTTGCTTGGCTAATCGGTGGTTTTATTGGTATTAATGGAGCCTTAATCGTAATTCCGATGCGAACGGCAATTCAAGAACATACTCCTGAAAATATGCGCGGCAAGGTTTTTGGCTTATTAAACAATGGAGAAAACATAGCGGCTAGTTTGCCGCTTGCAGTGATTGCAGTTTCTCTAGATTTTTTAACAGGTGTATTTGGTGTCCACAATGGTGGCAAGCAACAGATTGGTTTTCAAATAGTGTTAATTGTTTTAAGTCTGATTGTATTTGGGCTTGGTTCTTGGGCTTGGAAACGAACCAAGAAAGCGCTATCAAATGTTTTATAA
- a CDS encoding phycobilisome linker polypeptide, with the protein MVITNAASRLGTSAYSETSPTELRPNWSPENAQVVIQAVYRHVLGNDYLMASERLTALESLLCNGQITVREFVRALAKSELYKTKFLYPNFHTRVIELNFKHLLGRAPYSEAEVVEHLDRYQNEGFDADIDSYLDSDEYEANFGDATVPYYRGFENKVGDRTVGFTRMFRLYRGYANSDRAQLEGNNSRLAAELAQNSASAIVGASGSNDGWAYRPAKGSMPTRAFGRSSTGSSDRLYRIEVAAATLQRYPKVRRVNREYIVSYEQLNSTLQRINKMGGKVASVTIAQ; encoded by the coding sequence ATAGTGATTACAAATGCTGCTTCCCGTTTGGGAACCTCTGCTTATAGTGAGACCAGCCCCACCGAACTCCGTCCTAACTGGTCTCCAGAAAATGCCCAAGTAGTAATTCAGGCTGTTTACCGTCATGTATTGGGTAATGACTACCTCATGGCATCAGAGCGTCTCACTGCATTAGAGTCTCTGCTGTGCAATGGTCAAATCACCGTCCGTGAATTTGTTCGTGCGCTTGCCAAGTCTGAATTATACAAAACTAAGTTTCTCTACCCTAATTTTCACACCCGCGTCATTGAACTAAACTTCAAGCATCTTTTGGGACGCGCTCCCTATAGCGAAGCTGAAGTAGTGGAGCATCTGGATCGCTATCAAAATGAAGGTTTTGATGCCGATATTGATTCCTACCTTGATTCTGATGAATACGAAGCGAATTTTGGTGATGCGACAGTACCTTACTATCGTGGTTTTGAGAATAAAGTTGGCGATAGAACCGTTGGCTTTACCAGAATGTTCCGCCTCTATCGTGGATACGCTAACAGCGATCGCGCTCAACTTGAAGGCAATAATTCCAGACTAGCGGCTGAGCTTGCTCAAAATAGTGCTTCCGCGATCGTTGGTGCTTCTGGCAGCAACGACGGATGGGCCTATCGTCCAGCCAAAGGTTCCATGCCTACTCGCGCTTTTGGGCGTTCTTCCACAGGATCAAGCGATCGGCTCTATCGTATCGAAGTTGCCGCAGCCACTTTACAAAGATATCCAAAAGTTCGCCGCGTCAACAGAGAATACATTGTTTCCTATGAGCAGTTGAACAGCACCTTGCAACGCATCAATAAGATGGGCGGTAAAGTCGCTAGTGTGACGATCGCTCAGTAA
- a CDS encoding DUF5340 family protein gives MSSLPVPSHIHYELLLQLLERQTLPALHSEMKQQHMATKMNVSREHLQAAIINLRKAFALQKQVEDLCEYHGIQVSYRWSLSESEQEMGKSLKEISNPSKDS, from the coding sequence GTGAGTTCACTTCCTGTTCCATCCCATATCCACTATGAGCTTTTACTTCAGTTGCTGGAACGTCAGACCTTACCAGCGTTACACTCTGAGATGAAGCAACAGCATATGGCAACAAAGATGAATGTTTCTAGAGAGCATCTTCAAGCAGCCATTATTAATCTCCGTAAGGCTTTTGCTTTGCAAAAGCAGGTTGAAGATCTATGTGAGTATCATGGTATTCAAGTTTCTTATCGTTGGTCTCTAAGTGAGTCAGAGCAAGAGATGGGGAAATCATTAAAAGAAATTTCTAATCCATCGAAGGATTCATAG
- a CDS encoding FtsW/RodA/SpoVE family cell cycle protein, producing MKLFQILQVFPFFDRTVDKWATEARLLRWLTFLWLFAGLAVLFSASYPVADLTFKDGTLYFKYQLAWAVIGLLIFNAIVHLPLKFMLKISPIFLFIILAMLYATHIPGIGTTRNAATRWLSVGSSSFLLQPSELIKPFLILQAAQLFGNWNRTPWKARIGWLLVFLLVLGGILMQPSLSVTALCGITLWLIALGAGLPSLQLLGTAALGTCVAVVSVSFREYQRRRIMSFLDPWQDQAGDGYQLTQSLMAIGSGGLWGTGFGLSQQKLFLPIQYTDFIFAVFAEEFGLLGGICLLLLVMIYGTIGLSVTYKCKDPVIRLIALGSTSLIVVQSILNVGVATGVLPTTGLPFPFLSYGGSSTLSCLFIAALLIRSAREMSVADVIPFARGKSDRPDLDSKRQEKLGTSRRQFS from the coding sequence GTGAAACTCTTCCAGATTCTTCAGGTATTTCCATTTTTTGACCGCACCGTGGATAAATGGGCGACAGAAGCTCGGCTCCTTCGATGGCTGACTTTCTTATGGCTGTTCGCTGGTTTAGCAGTCCTTTTTTCAGCTTCCTATCCCGTAGCGGATCTTACTTTTAAAGATGGCACGTTATATTTCAAATATCAATTGGCTTGGGCTGTGATTGGTTTATTGATTTTTAATGCGATCGTGCATTTGCCGTTAAAGTTTATGCTCAAAATCAGCCCAATCTTTTTGTTCATTATTCTGGCAATGCTCTATGCAACGCATATTCCAGGAATAGGGACAACACGTAATGCTGCAACAAGATGGTTATCAGTAGGCTCAAGCTCATTCCTATTGCAACCCTCAGAACTAATCAAGCCGTTTCTGATTTTGCAAGCAGCACAGCTTTTTGGAAATTGGAATCGTACTCCTTGGAAAGCAAGGATTGGATGGTTGTTGGTATTCTTATTAGTACTGGGGGGCATTTTGATGCAGCCTAGTTTGAGTGTGACAGCTCTTTGTGGGATTACGCTATGGTTGATTGCCCTAGGCGCTGGACTGCCAAGTCTACAACTTCTTGGAACTGCGGCTTTAGGTACTTGTGTTGCAGTAGTTAGTGTCTCATTTCGAGAATATCAACGGCGGCGAATTATGTCATTTCTCGATCCTTGGCAAGACCAAGCAGGAGATGGCTATCAGTTGACGCAAAGTTTAATGGCGATCGGCTCTGGTGGTCTTTGGGGAACTGGATTTGGCTTGTCTCAGCAAAAGCTCTTCTTGCCGATTCAATATACCGACTTTATTTTTGCGGTTTTTGCAGAGGAATTTGGTTTGCTTGGGGGAATTTGTTTGCTATTGCTAGTGATGATTTATGGCACGATTGGGCTATCGGTGACTTATAAATGCAAAGATCCTGTGATTCGCTTGATTGCCCTTGGCTCAACATCGCTAATTGTGGTGCAATCAATTTTGAATGTGGGTGTGGCTACTGGGGTTTTACCAACAACGGGGCTACCCTTTCCTTTTTTAAGTTATGGTGGTAGCTCAACGCTATCTTGCTTATTTATTGCCGCGCTATTAATTCGTTCGGCTAGAGAAATGTCGGTGGCAGATGTTATTCCATTTGCTAGAGGGAAAAGCGATCGCCCTGATCTCGATTCCAAGCGTCAGGAAAAACTGGGGACATCAAGGAGGCAATTCTCATGA